TAaggcttgtttaattttttaattctacCTCCTCATTTGCATATTCGAGATCTCGTGAGACTTTAAAGCACATGAGCCTTGCACAAACCAACAACCGGACAAACTATCCATAACGACAACAGGGATAGGTTTATTGGGACCTCCAATAACATACATGGACATGAAAGACAATATTACAGCTAACAGCTTAGTATAGATTGTCCAAATGTACCATCCTCTTTGACATCTTTCTTATAATAAGTGGCAAAAGTACATTCTGCAGACCACCCTGCAGCAGCCATGATTGTTTCTAGGGATATTCCCTTCCTAAGAGCAGCTGAAGTTGAAGCCGCTCTGGTATTGTGTGGCTTGAAACTCTCAGTATCTATACCTGCTTTCTTCATTACTGTTTTGACCCATCTAGAAATAGTACTTTGACAAATAGGGTGATGTGGTTCGCTATAGCTAAGGAAAAGTCTAGTATGGTCAGAGCTTCTAAGTGAAGCCGTTCTTACGACATACTCTTCTAAGTATGTCATTACACATAATCTCCGGTCAGCAGAATATGCAGACAGAACCAAAACTGGTTGTGGCTTCCCTGGCTTGGACTGTTTAACTAGTTTCTCAAGGTGAAATGTATGATGATTTCCCTTTAGTCGTATGTTTCATGTTCATTAAGTATACCGATTGGCATCTCTGTCCAGTAACTAATATACACAACATAACTAAGTTAACAGTTAATAGTTTCAAGTTCAGTTCCTTAGCAGGACTCCAAGTCTTAAGCAAACTCAAAACTGTAGACATATCCCAGGTACTTTGATATCGTGGAAGAGGTGGCCTGGACTGGAAAGTTGCTTTAACAAGTCGCTTGATCAAGGGGTGTTCACCCCTGTGTAAGGGCTATCAGTCAATTCCATTGCACCAGACAATGCAGATCTGGCAGTGTTAATTGCTGCGTAACTACTCCCAGTGTCATGAAATTGTGTCAAAAAGTCAATAGCACTGGCTACGGATGGATGAATGGGATTCTCATTTCTTCCTGTTGCAAAGTTTCTCCACTTCTCCAGATACACTCGGTACTGTTTGGTGGTCCCCGATCTCCAAGATTCCATGATGATATCACAAGCTcgttttgaaatgttttgctGTCGCAGTCTCGCCCGGACAAGAGACATGCCATCATTTGAAGTTTGGGCCATAGTGGGTGGAGCTTGGTCTGGTCGTGTGGCAACCGTAGAAGGGATTCCTCCTTGGGTAGAAGTTCTGGTTTGCTGATTAACATCCGACTCATCTTGGGAAACCAAACTTGTGTTCTCTATAGTGGGGCTATGACTAAGGCTCGGCCTTGATCCTCCTGCAACTTTTGAAGGACCCTGGACAACATGCTGAAAGGAGGGAAAATATACACAAATTTATGTTTCCAACTTAAGGACATTGCATCAGTTGCAAAGGCATCAGGATCTGCATGCCAGGACACAAAAGGTTTTAACTGATAATTGTGTCTAgaagcaaataaatatatttctgGTCTTCCCCAACGTTTTACTAGCAGTTTGAAAATACTGGGATTTCTGCCATTGATTCAGTCCTATCTTCAAATTTGCGACTTACCCTGTCAGCAGTTTCATTTTGAATTCCTGGAATATGGGTGGCAGTGAGCCAAATCCTCCTCTCGAGGCACCAAAGCCAAATTTCTCGTGCTACATTATTGCATGGTTTAGAATGGGTACCACCCATATTATTAATAAATGTCACTGCAGTAACATTATCAAGCTGTAAAAGAATGTGTACACCTTCATCTTTAGCACAGAGTGCCCGGAGGCCTAGTTTAGCTGCCTCAAGTTCAAGACAATTGATATGCTTATTTTCAGCAATTTCTTCAGGAAGCCATCTGCCTCGGTGTGCCCCCCATCCTTCCAGGGAGGCATCAGTTGTCAGTGTAAAATAGGGATTACCGTGAGAaatttcttttgggaattggAAGCTTTTCTCTATCCACCACCGATTATCTGATTTAGCAAGCTCTGAAAGCTGCATCTGAGCTTCAAAGGAACCCTGATGTTTTTTAAGAGCATCAATTTTCTCAATTTCAAGCTGTTTGTAGAACAAGGGTCCATATTCTACACCAGATGAACAGGAAAGTACCAATCAGTTGAGCAGCTTCTCTAATCGAGCATGACCGTCTGCTTATAATATCTTGTCCGAAACAAGTAATGTCATCAATTTTGTCTTTAGTGAGACTAACAGTCAGAGATTGAGTTCAACACAAACCCTAGGTGTACTATAACTTGAGTTGGTAGAGTGACTGATTTTTCCCCTGAGGCAGTAAAGCCTAGGTCATTAAAAAGGGCATATCTGTCATTGATATTTGTTTGACATTAAGCAAATGTATCGCCAAGAACAAAACTGTCATCAAGATAGCCGCTAGAAACAtgacttctagttcgcaaagtGGAGTACACTGTTTTCATAAGTTTGGTAAAAATTCGCGGTGCAGAGCTAAGACCATTAGGCAAGGTAACACATTTATATAACTGATCTTgtacttgaaatttcaagtacTTTTGTGATTCTGGGCTAATGGAAACTGAATAATATGCATCTGTTAAATCAAGGGATCCCATAAAGCAGTTTTGCTTCATTAGATTGATGCATGATTGAAGGGTATCCACCTTGAAATGGATATGTGGCAAATTTGAGATTCAATATCAATCGATATTTCTCATTCTTCTTAGGGCGCAGAAAAACTGGGGAGATAAACTCCCTATCTTCATGAGCACATCTTTCAATAATTTATCTCCTTTTTGTATGAGCTTTGTGAGGAGTGCATGTAAAACTATTTCCTCATGTTTGTCAAGTGTTGCTTGCTTAGGTGGATGATCCTGAAAGGGTACTTAAATACAATCAATGTGGTAACCCTTGACAATGTCCAAAATTACTTTGTCAGATGTGATCTTTGTCCATTCCATTTGCACAATTTGTTCATTGACCAGTGTTTTTCCACCTTGCAACCTAGGTTTACCACTAGTAATTGGTCTTACCTGAAGACTATTTACAGACTTTTCCTTTGTCTTTCTGACTATCGTCGAGGCTGGTACTGGGGTTGACTTTGCTGTGGCGGATGTTTGTAGCCGCCCCTCTGTTTGCCAACAGAGCCTCTGCCCCGGCctaaaaaagggaaatgtcttCTTTGTTCTGACCTCCCAAGAAAGTTCTGACCACTACCATGAGGTCGCTTCTGCTTGATTGTTACTTTAGAAGTAACTTTACTGGCTTCTGTCAAATCTTTCACTGACTTACCAAGCTCAGTGCCAAACAACAGGCCATCCTCAACTGGCTTTTGGTCAATGCAGAGTAGTCGGTATTCTGTTTTAATGTCACCCTTAAGTTCTCCTTCTGAGGTCTATTTCATGTGAAGCATCACATGAGAGTGAAATGCTTCCATGGTGGGCAAAGGATTTTGGCCTTTTTCAGCCTTCATATAATCATCTAAAAGTCTGGTAATTGCAGTTATTCCCTTTAATAGGGTTTTTTTGGGCTTTCTGGAGCATCACGTCCTCCATTTCGATCTCTTTTCTGACTGAGTTAAATATCTCTGGGTTGACTCGTACAACCTCTAGGCGGGTGCAGTTGCCAGGTGTTAGATTTTTATCCAGCAATTCATCGCTGGCGTCTTTACTCACGCCCTTACTGAGAAATTGTTTCACAAGCTCTGACAATTCAGAGTCTAATTCTCCCCATCCTGTTGTGGCTTGTTTACCACTTTGGCCATACTATTTAGCACACCAGAATCCTCCTTTGCTTTTTCCTCGGCGGTTCGTCGTCGTCAGGAGTGTCTTGAACTGCTTTTGTGGAGGAGCAGCTGCTGTCGGGTCTAGCACGGACTCATTGTCCCAACTGTCATGGCCGTCACAAATCAACAGCCTGGTTGTAATTGTCGTAAGCCGATTTAATCTCCGTTATGACTGGTGTTATTTGTGCTAGAGAACCAGTGAGCTCTTTCAATTGTTGCTTTATGTCAAAGATATCGTCCAACACGGAGGATGAATTAGCCGCTAATTCATCCTCAGTGAGCGACAGCACCTGACTGTGTCGGCAAGACATTTCCCGCCTCATCGTGTAGACCTTTCGAGGATTTCCCTCCAGCCTGTTTACTGCTGACGCTACTGGCCGAACTAGAGCGCTTTTCAGCCGTTCTTCCCTTTCGGGTTTGTTTTTCCCCTGCTGCACCAGCAGGTGATGCTGTATCATGTACATCAACTTGTACAACAATGCAGTTTTCGTCGGCAGTTGTAACGGCGGTCGCATGGTCTAATGACATGACCGCGATAAACAAGATTACAAATCTGTTCAGCTAAACTTTCAATCACAATACACACCGTAACCATGTACAAACTTTCGTTTGTAATCAGAAGGTACCTCCGGTAAACGATGCAGAAGATTTCTGTGGATTTTACTACGAGTAAAAAATCTGCGGACGATCTCAAGTGAATCACAACGCTGTAATGATCTTTACTACGCATCGAATATGATCTTTACTATCTCGAATATGCAAACGAGGAGGTAGAATTAAAGCGTTTCCATTGATATAAAGGGTCGCACACGTTTAAGGGCGCCAATAGCTGAAGAGACTTTCTTGCATATCTCTTCAACGTGTTTGCTTGATGAAAGTTGAGCATCAATGGTAAGACTCAAGGATTTAGTATGATCAACTCTCTTGATCATTTGGTCATCGATTCTGATCTCAACGTCATCACATTGAGCATTCAGTCTCTGCCGTGATCCAATTATCATTAGCTCCATTTTAGCAACATTTAAACTAAGTTTATTGGCTTTCAGCCAACAGCTGAGGTTATTAAGTTCAGTGAGTTAAAGCTAGCTTAAGTTCCATTAACGTCTTAGCAGATAATAAAATTAGTATCGTAGCAAACATCCTTAATGCAGCGTCCCGCTGGCAGTTGGGGAGATCGTtaatacaaattaaaaatagtAAAGGAACCAGTATGCTGCCCTGCGGTACACCGCAACTGAGAGTCCGGGCAATTGATAGTTTGCCATTGGGGTCGGCTTTTAAGTACGACAGGGACCACCTAATAGCTGCCTGGTCAATACTCAACTACAACATATCTTACCCAAAATAATCTCGTGATCAATGGTGTCGAATGCCTTAGTGGGGTCAGTGAAAACAacgccattaaaaaaaaaacactgtcgaTGTTAACTGACCAATCATCTGTCGCCTCAAGCAAAATGATCcgaaaaagtaataataataataataataataaattacgaATTTATATTGCGCAGTTTCCATGGCGAGATGATCAACTGCGCATTATAACAATACATggaataaaataacaaataataaatactaATTACATCATGTGttgtataaaatatttaaagcCAAGCTAACTAAGAATAAAAAGCCTTACTAAAAAGATGCGTCtttaaaagttttttaaaaGTGTCAACAGATTTGGCCATTCTAATATCTGAAGATAAATTGTTCCAAAGTTTTGGCGCCGAAGCAACGAAAGCACGGTCGCCCAGGGTTGTTAAAGTTTTAAAATTCGGATGAGATAGCAGTATTCCGTCGTTAGATCGCAGTCCATATGTTGAATTTAAAGGCTTAATTTTGATAAAGTACTATGTAAGGAGCAGAACTCTGATTGGCAGCTTAACAGCAATTTGTTATCATTTAGATAATGATAAAGTTGGTTATaaagaaatttttcaaaacCTTTAGAAACTATTGGAATTACAGAAATTGGCCTGTAATTGTTCTGATCCCATTTGAAAGGGGCTTAGTGCTAACCTTGTATTGCAAAAGCTGCCCTTTTTTCGGCCAATTTATTCTGATCCGATTTCCAATCATTGCCCTGTAACTGCCTGGAAACCGGGATACTTCTTTTTACTatattctcaacctcggataatgcaattctagctttctcattggttcattggATATCGGTTATCAGCCATTATACCTGCGTTTGACCCCATATGGAAATGATTGTGGCAAATGTCGCTCAGCATAAAATCACTTTccggtcgtttcttaaacttaaaaataaaatttagcaaaactaaaggttgagaatttaataaaacaattattccattcgcccttattggatacgagattggtgatagccaactcggcgatacatgcctcgttggctatttaccatctcatatccaacaggctcatggaataattattaattgTTCACTCAACCGAAACCTCGTAATAACTGATACAACGGAGAGGAACATTGCGTTTCCCTACGGTAAACTGCAAAAGAACTTAGAAATAATGCACTTGAAATGGCCTGCAATGCGCATGTGCATACATATAAGCCGCTGTACAAGAACACCAATTCAACCAAAAACCATTGACCGTGAAAGACAAATAATAGCGCGTAAACGTCCATCCATCATTAAGCAAGTATTTCTTCTACAATTTCAACTCCAGGCCCCACAGTACGTCTGGCTGCTATCAGACAGGCTACATGTCCGGTGGAAAGTCGAACTTTGTAGAGTCCAAAGCCTGCCCTAATGGTCCCCCGAAGGGCGGTGTGTGGTTCCCATTTTCAGTTACGGTCAACGACCAAACCGCCCGAGTGTATCACAGTGGGGTCCTGGTGGCCACATTCAAGCCGTATTTCGCTTCGAGGTCACGAGGAGGAGTGCTCATTTTCCATGGTTACAAAAACGTGATACTCTTCCGGAAGTTCCAAACTGCACGTCAACTTTCCTTTACCAAAAGATGCAAGGAGGTAAAGTCCCCTTTAGTTGAAATCTTCAAAGCACTAAATAAACTGAAGAATAAAAAGGCTGGCTGACAATGATCATCCCCAATATATATCATGTTCCCTTAAAAATGTTTCATAGTATTTTTTCGCAAGTCACTCCTTTTTCGTTTATTCCAAAATTATCCTCAAATTTGGCATCGATTTAAATTAGCCCATCTTGTCTCTTAACTCTAAGTCTCTAAAACTCCACAGACTGAGGAATTATTTCCCCGGTAATGAGAGAGGTAAAAATGCCTCATTTGAACTCATACACAGCAGCATTTCAAATGAAGCGGTTATGGTGGAGTAAGGTTTATTGGTCTGAAAACTGACTCGTTGTTAtacaaattaatattttttaggTCTGTGATGCAgcaaagaaaaatcaagaacATTAATTCCGGTTTTTAAGAACGACTATAATTACACTCCACGGTAGCAGTTTTTTCAGAGATTCCGTCAGTTTTTGTTAATTTAGTGGTGCTTCTAACTTTTATCCCATTTACTCGTTATGAAAAGGCCGATCATCAAAGAGTATTTTTCAGGTGGTTGAGTTTCCTGGTTATGTCAAAATGGATGCTGGCGATGGAAATTGGCCACAAGATGCCTTCTGTCAAGTGGCCTTTGAAAGCGATGGTAGAAACACGACTTACGAGATTACAGCAGACTTGTACAACTTCATAGGAAACAACAATGTCAACTTCGGACACCTGGGGCTGTTTTTTAATGCAGAAGATGAGGACAACTATGATTTCGTCTACTTCAGGTTTACAAAGGCGTCTTAGTTGTTATTTAGTTCGCACAATCGACTTTTAGTCGAACCCAATAACGTAGGATTTCTGCCACCTGAATACGGGGCTAACCTACTAACGCACTTGAGAACTCGATAACGATCACCCGAAAAGAGgcgttttgaaatttaaaaaattctcaGCTATCAGTTAAAAAAACACATCGTTTCTCAGCTAACAGTTAAAATTTGGGCCGAATCTTAGCTATCAGTTAATTCCATCCATACCCTGAAATTAACCTCCACATGAAATTATCTGTAGTAGTGGTTCAGCTACGCCGATctaatagattccatgttgctgtcACTCATAACGCAAGAGtttcttaaaaaacaaaagcaacttCATCCTCACTCGCACACTAACCCTGTTTCAGTGGAAATTTCACATCCACCGAGTCAAAAACTGCAGAGGCAGAAACTTTCGTCAAAAATCACTTGTTTTCAAACCGATGCAGAGATTGGTCACTCTTTCATTCCCAAAGTGTTCCCAGTTGAGGACTAAAATAGACTGGCGTTTGCTGTTATTGGAACTGAAACGATTATTTGTAGTATTTAGGAAATAATCAATTTCGTTCTTCTTTTTGTCAGGCCTCACAGCGCCGGGGGATGTTTCCAGACTGGATACCTCTTCAAGGGCCAACCTAAATTTGACAGTGCTAAATCATCATCATGCCCTACTGGTCCTCCCAAAGGAGCAGAATGGTTCACTGCCAAGGTGGTAGTGTCCAACGACACCCCTGCTGGGGAGGTCAAGGTGTACTTGAAAGGCACCTTGGTGACTTCATTCAACCCACGCTACCCAATCAAAAAACACGGAGGTGTTTTGGTTGCCAATGGCTACAAAAACGTGATTTACTACCGAAATTTCAAGATTCTGTGAACAGAGGCTCCAAAGAAGAATTATACCGGAAAATAAGTTTTGGATTACATTAGATGTAGTGAAATTAGTTGTTCTCTAGGGAAAACGACTTGTTCATTTCACCagaaaaatgtgacaagagttAAAAGTTTAATCGAAAATAAAGATGCCATGGTCAATGATCGGATTGTCTCACATTTATGAATAAATGCAGTGTTTTTTACAAGACCGTTTTACCAAAATGCCTTACAATTTTAGAGTGTGCCAGAAAAGCAATGAAGGAATTAAGGCGTAGCTGAATAATTTTAATTCGCTCGAAAATCAGGTGAaccatttttccatttcttgtttGCTTAGAAGGTGCAAAGCTTCATATAACTTTCATACGTTTTTTGCACACTCTTCTGCATCAAATGCAGGAACAAGTtacgtaattaaaaagaaatcgCGCTTTGGGGAATAATCGACATAAATCAGTCATAGTCACTGGGTCAATCATCGAACCAACGAGGGCGTTTCGCAGGAGACTCGCCATCGTTCTCCCCAAACAGCTTTTTCTTATATTTGTTTACCAAGTCTGAGAAATTCGATTCTTCTATCTTGTCCTGTTCTTTTCGTCTCCTTCCTTTCCTCTTTTTACTCACCGAGCTGAATGTCTCAACACCACTCGAGGAAAGAGATGACCAGCCAGTTGTCTGCATATTTTTCTGCTTGTGtgagctttctttcattttgcttGGTGGGCTTGAAGGGATAGAAGAGAACTGTTTTCTGCTTTGACGATCATTTTTATCGAGTTTTCGTGGCCCTGGCAACTCGGtggaaatattattttttcctcttttcgcTTTCCACGAATTTCTTTTTGCACTACTTCCTTCTCCATCCTTGTTAAAATGTTTTACCGCGCTGTCTTCATCAGCAGCTTTCTGACCTGCcgactttcgtttctttttcgcTTCTCTCTTTCGTTGCCGCGCCTCTCTTCGCTTCATATTCTTCTCCAGTCTTTTCTCCTTATTCGTCTTAGGTTTCTCAGTGTTCGCATGCTCTTCCTCAACCTGCCGCTGCTGGTGACGACCCTTGTCTAGTCGGCGCTTCTTCGCTTTAACAACATTGTTGTTTTCCAAAGAGAACTCCACGATCGGCCTGCGATCCGCGCCAAAGATATCTGGATTGTTATTGGTTGCTCGTAGAGCCGCTAACGCATCGTTATGGTTGTTAAATTCCACAAATCCGAATCCCAAAGATCGCGCCCGGCCCGCGCTATCCATACGATCCTTACTTCTAACGATGAGAACACTATTTACGTGCAGCTTCCTTCCTGTGGAAGTGCTGAAGATTTCCTTGAGCTTATTATCGCCAACGTTAAGTGGAAGGTTTCGAACGCaaagtctaaaaaaaaaaaacaaaagaattgtcACGACATAATAATTTGCATGCAGCCGGTTCTAAGCGTGGGTGAACGTGAGTGGGGAGGGCTCGATTAGTCCTTGCGAGACCTGCCCTCGGCACTCTCACTGTAATAATCAATGACAACTCGGGAATACGCGGAAAATTTTAGGGCTCCTTGGAGTTGAACCTGACCTAGCAATTAACCTACCACGAAGCTAGAAAAAACCGGTGTAAATGTAGGCCATTAAACTCCAGTGGTTCAGATAACAGCCATTTTGCACACTGCTACAAGtggaattttacgtttgaaattCGAAAATTCGTGAAACAATGTAATTTTTTGTAGATGGTCACTCGGGGATGCTCGGAAAAATGCGAGTGCTCCTGAACAGAAGTATGACCTTCCGATGACTTGTTCGTTCAGATGCTCTACGACTGAGCTACAGGAGATGCGTGGGGGTCAGGTCATTAAACTAGGTTCGTTATTAAAAAATTTGTCTTTGACAAGACGAAGTTGTTGGAATTCATTGCACGTTTCCTCAGGTAACGCAGTGGCCATCCAGTTGACCCCGTCCGAAGACTCTTCGGGTTAAACGCCAAGTGAGAGCGTACAAACACTCACACACAACGGAGAAACTAAGgccgcgttcgattgaccctattccggataTGAACACTTGGAGTATTAATTtgaaacggtatgtctggcgttttgaagcaaaaaggataataaaaatatgtttaaaataacaatttagcaggtgtttgacaattttaatgtgaatctccgttaaaacgaaggatttctaacttctattccatgtattcctatttcggaatacggtcaatcgaacgcaccctaatttTCCCCGAATGCCAAACTATTGTAGCTTTGTAACCATGCTAATATTTTCGAGGGTGATAGCAGGCTCCTTTCAAGTCAGGACGAAAGGGCCCAATTTCAATTCGTGAACCATTTTATTGTAAAATCATTCTGAATAAGGGATGATGTTACTTGCCTGGTTGGAGAGACAAAATAGTTTGGATCTGCAAGCTtagctttcttttccttttcagcATTTTGTCTTTTCAGCAAATCACCCTTTGACAATCCTTGAGCTGCAGATGACCCTGCTAAAATCAGACCCTCCTTCGCAAGGTACAAGTTACGTTTGTCTTTGTTGACCTTCTTCCCTtctactttcttttctttggcgAGTTCCGCTGCCTTTCCCCGAGTCACAGCTTTAGTAATGTTCAATTTAAAGTTATCTAAAGAaagacctaaaaaatatactcACAGTCAAAGATGAAACTTTGCGGTTGTCTAAAAATGCGCAGTAACTGTAAATAGGTAATataacttaataataataataataataataataataataatcaagtgaagctatgatcttcgcagttgtgaacgcaattgcAGGACTTCAAccggatttgaacccgtgacctcgcgttaccggtgcgacgctctaaccaactgagctatgaagccactgacgttgggagctggtcatttgtgggttctaatgttcccgtgagcaatgaatcaacgatgaaatgatataaaaatatatccaacgtcagtggcttcatagctcagttggttagagctaAAATATGAACAATTTTCTAATTCAGTTAATTCTTCTCATGCTTTATTTATTGCAACAATGTCTAGTTTCCATTCCCCCCTTGAGGAGTTCGGTCACAAACGGCAAAACGGACACTTTGGATTCTGTTAAACGACTGAAAACGCTCGCACACTGCACGGATAACAAACGATTTTTAAAATCGTTCGAACGAATTGCTAAAATGTTCGAACGGTTTGCATGATTGTTGGAACACACGATCTTGAAATTCGAACGGATCGTCTAAATTTCCAAACAAATTGCTTACCCCGTTCGGGAACGGATGGGTTTAAGTTTGGCTAAACGTGAAGCGGCATCGAAGAATCCTGTTTATAATCGACGCCTCTAAGGGGAAAATTTTTCCcttgatttgcatttatttgttgctttaatttcacagatttcaaaatcttgatctttttctccggaaaactgtagtaagccaccttaagcccCTAACTAAAGGTTTTAAGTTAACATCAGTTTTGTTTATGTGTAATCAAGGGTACACTCATTCTCGGTTAACAGTCTGTTAAGACCATCCATCTCCCAAAAACCCTTCACACAAAACTAAAGTTCTTCCACCCAAAAATTAACTTTGTATTATGTGCAGTTGACAAAATTGGGAGATTGGCGAATGATCCCATGCCTGAGCGGATGAGAGGAATGGGTCAATTTCTGACAAAATCGGGACTACAGAAACTTTAGAAGAACAGGCCGCCTTCAAGGGCGTAttcgtggaatgcgcaaacagttaacacaaattgtccagttacagtcaaCGTCAAGTACAGGTACatgtaaacttcggaaaatggcgagagattaccagaaagataaatctgtaatataacttgaatttttttgttgtaaaaactcattattaatgttactaaatttgcaaatgcaaacaacgaagccctattagcaggttatcaggatacgggattttttatttatttattttttggaaggagactttattcaaatcctacagttttgcttgcttccttaactccgttcatccaaaaattacaagatcagccttaaatcatccgaaaagcttactacaaatcacagttcaataaCTTCTCATCCTGTTTGGTATCGTAACTCATTACGGTGCtatggtagacatctttgctagataccccctgagaagacatgtggttcagtaaaatactaaacccaggacgattgaagaaaataaaaggaaattgagaaacatttggtttcaaggctgacatgttcatcatttacaacttctttttcaccacaagcttaagcgtgtactctgagcttctgacagctttctaagaccaatgttactaaagttatccctttccggcggggttagtatctggatgggggacgtcaaaatatgcgacttgctgtcaggcacatacgaccaaaaattatatttttaacgctcaaaaatgcgaactaagcaaggtacagattttgctagcctgctttatgcaaaacaaatattgacgcaaaagtaaataaatattaatatgtagtttttaaggagagcagaaggaacttttagggccgatttacacgatacgattttgtcacatgcgacaagctcacgacaggcctacgacatgacttacgattgtcgcagcgttttaaaacatgttttaaaa
The Montipora capricornis isolate CH-2021 chromosome 10, ASM3666992v2, whole genome shotgun sequence genome window above contains:
- the LOC138019566 gene encoding uncharacterized skeletal organic matrix protein 7-like, which encodes MLFLIPFTVCAFLALIVDTANGGITTFLPISRSCSMDDVCLTLETLSRSQVRLEKTMKYGTDDGSKFSLTAVVQCTSLVESPPPNQHYKMAALDLQGGIICRALGQAIDASQAYSVSAEILNQAGWKGVNSGHPGLLFNVVDENNFDFVYLRPHSTSGCYQTGYMSGGKSNFVESKACPNGPPKGGVWFPFSVTVNDQTARVYHSGVLVATFKPYFASRSRGGVLIFHGYKNVILFRKFQTARQLSFTKRCKEVVEFPGYVKMDAGDGNWPQDAFCQVAFESDGRNTTYEITADLYNFIGNNNVNFGHLGLFFNAEDEDNYDFVYFRPHSAGGCFQTGYLFKGQPKFDSAKSSSCPTGPPKGAEWFTAKVVVSNDTPAGEVKVYLKGTLVTSFNPRYPIKKHGGVLVANGYKNVIYYRNFKIL